TGCGCCCCCATTCGGCGACAATGATGAAGGCATCGCAGATCGGTTCGAACGCCCTGGCATCCAGCAGCGCGCCGAGCGGCGGAAGATCGACCACGATATAGTCGAAATGCTCCCGTGCCTCGCGGATCAGCGTCGCCGACTCCGCGCCCGCCAGAAGTTCCGCCGTCGGGGTGAAGTTCCGGCGCAGAACGGACGGTAGCAGGATCGTCTGCGTGTACTTGTCCTGCAGCAGCGCACCGTGCCACGCGGTCGTGCCTGCCAGGACGTCGACCAGCCCCGTCTCCGGCGGTCGCAGAAGCGCGCGGCTGAGGCCGGGGTTGCGCATGTCGGCATCGATCAGCAGCGTCCGCCGCCCCGAGGCGGCAAGCAGCGCCGCGAAATTGGACGCGGTGGTGGACTTGCCCTCACCCGGCAGCACGGAGGCAAAGCCGATCACGCGGGACGCCTTGTCCGGCAACGCCGCATCCACCATCATGCGCGCATGGCGCAGGCTTTCGGCCGTGCTGGAGCCGGGCGCCATCGCGGCGAAGCGCATTTCGGGCGGCATCAGGGCCTCGCCCTCGCCGTTCGCCGCCGATTGGGCCGCCGCGGCGGCGACGATGCGCCGGTCGAAATAGGGCAGGTAGCCCAGGAACTTCAAACCGAGTTCCGGTGCGATCTGGGCCCCGGTGCGGAAGGACCGCTCGCGGAACTCGCGCAGACCGGCGACCGCCGCCCCGCCCATCAGCCCCAGCACCAGCGAAAGGGCCATGGTCATGGACTTTCGCGGGCTTGATGGGCTGACCGGATTGCCGGCCGGCGAAATGACACGTGCCTTGGCGATGGGGAAGGATTGGTGCTGCGAAGCTTCCTCGTAGCGCGTCAGGAAGGCCTGGTAGAGCGTCGACAGCGTGTTGGCCTGCTGCTCAAGCTCACGCAGGCGCACCATCGCGGTGTTGGTCTCGGGCACCTGCCCGGTCAGGATATCCAGATTGGCGCGCAGCGATTGCTCACGCGACTGCGCAACCTCGAATTCGTTGCGATAGCTGTTCGTCAATTGCTGCAGCTCGCGGAAGATCTGCTGCGTCAGCTCGGCTTCCTGGCGCCCCAGTGCAACCGCCTGGGGATGCTCGGCGCCGAACTGCTCCTCGATGGCGGTCTTGCGCTGCGCCACCTGCAGGTAACGCTGGCGCAGATCGACGATGGCCTCGGTGCCGGGCTGCTCCGCGTTGGAGATGGTAGAGTTCTGTACCGCGTTCTCGGGGCCGGAATCGACGATGGACTGAAACTGGCGGTAGCGCGCCGAGGCGCGCGCCGTCTCGGCCTGCGCCAGGATCAGCTGGCCGTTCAGTTCGCTGAGTTGCTGCTCGGAGATCAGCTCGCCGCGCGCCGACGTCAGGCCATTCTCGGCCCGGAAACGCTCCACGGCCAGCGCCGCGGACTGGGAGCTGGTGCGCAACTCCTCCAGCCGTCCCTGCAACCACGCGGTGGCCTGCTGGGTCGCCTCGAAATTGGCGTCGAGCTGGTCCGACAGGTAGGCGGCGGCGTAGGCGCGTGTGATGTCGCCGGCAAGGATGCGGTCGTTGGTGCGGTACGATACCTCGATGACGAAGCTGCGCCCGACGCGTTCGGCGGTCAGTCCGGACTGCAGGAGATACTGGGCCTTGCCGAGCCGGGCGTTGGCGGCCTCCGCCTCGGTCAGTTCGGGCGGGGGCGAGACGATGGAGACGATCGAGCGCAGGCCCGACTTGACCCAGCCGAAGAAGGATTCCGGCGGGTTCAGGAAGGCGTCGTTCTCGTCCAGGCCCATGTTTTGCGCGACGGTGCGGGCAAGCCGCGACGAGCCGAGGATCTCCACCTCGTTCATCACCACGGAATCCATCTGCAGCGGATTGCGCGACTGGGGTTCGTCTTCGGCGAACCGGCTGAGATTCTGGTCCAGCAGGATGCGGGTGGAGGCGGTATAGACCGATGGCGCGCTCAGGAGATAGAGACCGCCCAGCACGAGCCCGACCGCGCCGCCGATGGCTGCCAGCTTCCAATTGCGCCGGACCATGCCGACGAGCCGGTCCAGGTCGATGAATTCGTCTCTGCGGTCATCCATTCCAGACAGCGCCTGCACTTTGCCGTGCATCGGAAAATGGTTCTGGTTCATGATTCCGCCAGCGCCTTCTTATCGTTCTGTTTCATCCGCGCCTCAGCCGGCTGCCGGACGCGCCAGCCGTTGCAGGCGCGCGGCGATGGGCATGCGCAGATGAGCCAGCGCCATGGGGTTCGCCAGGCCCTGACGAAGGGCTCCGACGATAGATCTATCCTTGATGTGCCGCACGACTTCAAGGAAGGCGGCCGCATCGTCGAGGCTCTTGCGATGCGCCGCCATTGCGGCACGGTCGGGGCCGGACAGCCGATGCCCCGCAAGAAAGGCCGCGTCGGCGGCAATCAGCGCCTTTACGTGATGGGCGTGCAGGACACGCGAGATCGAGCCCTGGCGCACGGCGTAGACATAGCCGGCCTGGGGCTCCACGACGCAGCGTCCGCCATGCGCCATGGCGCTGGCCAGGAAGATGAAATCCTCGCCGATCCGCAAGCCGTCCGGATACCGGATGTCGTGCTGCCGTACGAAATCATGGCGCACGATCGGCTTCATGTACCCGAAATTGAAGCGGCTGCGGAACATGCGGTTGGACAGGATGAACGCTTCCAGCGAGATGTCCGGCGTGCGTTGTAGAAGTGCTTCGGGGAACATCGGATGGGAGCGGCCGTTCTCGGCGATCTCGATGTTGTCGACCACGATGGCCGCGTCCAACCTTTCGCCCCTGGCGATCATGCGGGCCAGCCTGTCCGGGCGGACACTGTCGTCGCAATCCAGGACCGCCAGCCAACGTCCCGTCGCCAGCCGCATCGCGGCGTTGCGCGCTGCGCCGGGACCACCGTTCCTGTCGAGCGAGACGACCTTGATCCGCGCGTCGTTCAAGGCACGCGCCGCATCGGCCGTACCGTCGCCGGAGCAGTCGTCCGCGACGACGCACTCGACGTCGACACCCTGCTGCGCCAGCGCCGAATGCAGTGCGGCGGGCAGTGTGTCGGCAGCCTTCCACGCGGCGATGATAAAGGTGACGTCAGGCCGCATCGGGCGTCTCCCCGCCATGCTGCGCCGTTCCGTAATGCTCGCGCTCGCGCACGCCCAGAAGGCCGACCACCGCGCCCGCGTGCAATGTGCCGCGCAGGGCATGCCGGCGGCTCGACGCCGTAGCCGGAAACGTCGCGGCGGCCATCGCCCAGCACCACCCGGCCTTGGCTGCGGCACGCGCCATCTGGCCGGCCTGGCGGGCCGCGGAGCCCGGCCCGATGACGATACGCGCATGGGTCTGCCCCATGCGGAACCGGCGACGCGCAAGCCATCCGAAAGTTGCGCGCGCTTTCGGCACCGCTTCCCGGACGAGGGCTTCCGGCGCATAGGCGATGCGCCCGCCGTCGCGGGTGAGGCCGGTGAAGAAGTCGGTATCCTCGCCGCCCGTCCGGCCGAGGGAAAGATCGAAGCGTCGTCCTGCCACGCAGGCGGCCTCGCGGTCCAGGAGGACGTTGCAGGTGTAGCCGGTCACGATCCGTCCATCGACATAGACGGGCAGGGTCGAATGGAGATCGGCTTGCCGCATCCAGCGCGGCGCATCCTCGCCGTAGATCGCTTCCACGGGCCCCAGAACGGCCGCCGCGCGCTGCCGGCGCGCCACATTCAGTAGTGCCGCGATCCAGCCGGGATGGGCCGTTTCGTCATCGTCGATAAAGGCGATGTAGCGTCCCGACGCCGTATCGAGGCAGGCATTGCGTGCGATGGATATGTTTGCGGCCGGCGCATGGACGTAACTGACGCGGTGACGGGATGCCTGCGCGAAGGCTTCGACGATGGGGCGCGCGGTAGGCTCCGTGTCGTTGTCCGCCACGATGACATGCAGCTCCACGCCATCCGGGATGGTAAGCCCTTGCAGGGATGCCAGCGCCTCGGCCAGTTCGGGCCGGCGGAACGTGCACATGCCGATATCGACAACGGTCCGATCCTCGATCATGCCGGCACCTCCCGGCGACGCGCAGGCCGGACCAGCGCCGCCCAGAAACCGGCGGACCATGCCGCGTGCATAATGACGGCCGAAAGGCCGGCAAGCACGCCTTCGCCCGGGCGGCCCTGCCGGAAGCCCAAAGCCGCACCATAGCCGATGCAGAGCAGCAGATAGCAAAGCGCCGGCAGTGCAAATACCCATGCTACCGGGGCCAGCAAGGCCATGGCCAGCACCGGCGCAACGAAAACCGGCACCAGTTGGCGCAGGCGCGGTCGGCCACGATGCTTCATCAGGTTCATTGCGCGGCCCCTGCCGTAGCCGAAGTATTGCCGCGCAAGGGCCCGAAGGCTGGCGCGCGGATAATAGGTCATTCGCGTCCGGTCCGTCATCCAGATGCGATAGCCGGCCGCCCGCAGGCGGTGATCCAGCTCGGCATCCTCATTGTGGCTGAAGCTTTCGTCGTAGCCGCCGACGGCCCGGAAGGCGGATATGCGCATGGCGGCATGATGCCCATGGTCCACGAAGGCCCCGCCGCCGCCGGCCCGGTGCGCCGACCCGCCATTGCCCAGGCGCGAATTCTGCGCCAGTGCGGCCGCGCGCTGACGGGTGCCCTTGCCCTGCGTCACCATGGCGACGACGACGGAATCCGCCCCGGTCGCCTCGGCATCGGCCAGCACGCTGTCGACGAAATCGTCGGGATAGTCGCCGTGGGCGTCGATCCTCATCAGCCAGTCGAAACCGTCGCCATAGCGTGCCACGGCTTCGTTGATCCCGGCGCTCTGGATGCGCCGGGCGTTGTGGAAGAACGCGATGCGCCCTCCGGCGCGCGCCTGGAGACTATCGAGCGTGCCATCCGTACTACCGCCGTCGGCCACGACGATCCGCGCGTCGAGGCGCGCCGCTGCCGCATCCAGGCGGTCGAGCAGCGGGCCGATATGGGCCTGTTCGTTCAGGCACGGCACGACGATCAGGCAGCGCATCAGCCGGCGGCCTCCATCATTGCGCGCCCCTTGCGCCGCGCTTCGCCGGGCAGCGCCGCCAGGCGCGCCACCAGTGCCGTGCATTCGCGCGGGCCGCATACCCAGAAAGAGCGTGGACTTGCAGTCACCCGGGCCCGCTCCGCCGCGTAGCCTTCCTCATTCAGCGGCAATGCCGCCAGCAAGGCCTCCGGCGTCGCCGCGTCGATACGGATGCCGATGTCCCGGCGTGCCAGCGTACGCCCGGTTTCCGTGGCCGACAGGGCTATCGGCACCACGCCATGCAGGCAGCTTTCGTACAGGCGGTTGGGCAGCAGCCAATCGGAATTCAGCCCGGCTTCGAAGTAATCGATCGCCCAGGCAAAGTGTACCTCGCCGTAAATGGCGGACAGGTCGTCGGGGTTGCGATAAGGGCCTTCGAAGCGGATGAAGGGTTCCTTGGCGACGCGGCCGTGGAAATCGTCGAACTCGCGCAGGGCCGGCCTGCCGCGCAGCACGACTTCGATGCGCCCTTCGGCCATCCGTGTCAGGCGCGACAGGATATCGAGCGAGTTGCGGCAGCGCAGGGCGCCGAACCAGCCGATGGTCCACGGCTGGCCCGACGGTGGGCAACGCGGTTCAGTGCCGGCCGGCACTTCGTCCCCGCCAAGGTCCAGGACCTTGTTCTCAAGCAGAAGGGTCGGCAGCGTCATGCCCTGTCGCAGCTCGAAATACTCGCGCACGAAGGCGGGCGAACTGGTCATCAGCAGCGCCGCATCGCTGACGAGCGCGCGTTCGACGGCCCGCATCGCCCGGCTTTTCAGCCCGTCGCCCAGAAGCAGGCGGTGGATATCGAGGCTCTCATACACCAGCGCGGGCCGCGGCCGGTAAAACCCGGTTGCACGACGGGCAAGGGCCAGCATTTCCAGAGTGCGGGCAACGATCACGTCCGGGCGCGAAACATCGCCGAGCATGCGGCGCAGGCCCAGCGCGGCGGTCGCCACCATGGCAAGTCGTTGCCGGAAGTCGCCATCGGCCGTCGCCCCCAGCATTATCGGGCGGCCCGCCCCGATCCGCTCCGGAACCTCCGCCCGGCAGAATCCGGCCGTCTGGACGCGGGCGCCGCCGGCTTCCAGCATGGTCACGCGCCGCGCGACAGCCGGATCGGAAAGATCGTGGACGAGATAAAGGATCGTAGGCATGCCGTGCGAACCCCGTGCAACCAGCGGATTTGGAGGCTAAGTCGAATAATGTGGCATTGCAACAAAATTGCTGCACCACAGCAATCATCGCTGGCGCCTATTGCGTGCCCGCTTCCTCGATCCGGCAGACTATGGATTGGGGGTACTGGCAGGCGTCTCCCTGTGCGGTAAAGGATACCCTGTCGACTTCCATGACCTTGCGCCCCTCATCCTGGAAGGCGCCCATCCACCCCGTCAGCGTGTCGCTTCCCCAGAGTGCGAGATAGATCTTCTGGGCATTCTGCGGCAGCTTTGCTGGGTCATCCGCGGTGTGGACGAGCTCGCCATTGATGAACCAGCGGATACGCTCGGGCTCCCAGATGAAGGCATAGTCATTGAAGGCGCTGTCCGCGCCGCCGGCTACATCCACCAGTTTCTCGTTGTTGCCGACGCCATCGACATACTGGTTGAGCTGGACCTGCGAGGGATCCTTGCCGAGAAACTCGAAGTCGATCTCGTCGTGGGGCTTGCCGTGCGTCGGGCCGATATAGGTGAACAGCGACGAGTTGAGGCCGGAGCCGGCAACCGGCTTCATGCGAACTTCATAGGCGCCGTACTTGAATTCACCGCGGGTCTGGATTTCTCCGCAGGCGTAATCCCTGTCGCCGGCCCGGCGCTGCTCGAAGGCGAGCCGCAACGTGCCGTTTGAAATGCCAACCTGGCGTTTGGACCACGTACAATTCTGGTGATCGCCGTTGGCCCAGCCGTCGGAAACATACCAGCGCTTCAGGTCCAGCCGGTCGAAATCCTCCACGAAGGAGGCACCGTTGCCGTCCGCCCCGGCCGCCAGAGCGGCAGTCGGAGCGGCGAAGATCAATGCTGCGAGCGTCAGGATGCGCATAGCGCAGGCTCCTTGTCTGGCAGGAACGCTCACCCCTCCCCGGTCGGGCCGACCGCTCCGACGGCAAATCCCATGCCGTGGAAATATGCGGGGTAGGCCTTTCCCTCGGGCGTGCCTGCTGCCTCGTCAAGATGCAGCCGCGAGCTGTCCTCGGCCTGCGGATTCGTATCGAAAGACTGCGCCTTGTGGTTTATGTGCGTTTTCATCACGCCACCTTATCGTTTGCAGTCCGCCGTCCGTCCGTGCAGGCAAAAATCGCTCGCCATGCTGCGGCGCGGCGGACATCACTCGCCCGCGAATGCGGGCAGATTGTGACAGGAGCTGTCACGGCGAAGCGTCGTGCGGTGCGGAAGATCGTTATATTCTCGGGCGGATGCAACCCTTGATTTCGCCGACATTGCCATCCGGGACCAGGCCTGCGACAGTTTGGTGCGCTGCAACACAAGCCGGCGAAGATTAGCATGGAAAGGGTTGGACGTGCCATCGGTAACCGTCGTCATACCGTTCTACCAGAAACAGACGGGCATCCTGTCCCGGGCTCTCGATTCCGTTTTCGGGCAGTCCGGCGTCCTGCCGTCCGTGATCGTCGTGGACGACGCCTCGCCCGTTCCGGCCGAGCCCGAAATCCTCAGCCGGGTGCCATCGGAGCAGGCGCGGGTGACACTGGTGCGACAAGCCAATGCCGGGCCCGGCGGCGCACGCAACACCGGCCTGGACCGGGTTCCGGACGATACTACCCATGTCGCATTCCTCGATTCGGACGATGTCTGGCATTCCGGGCATCTCGCAGCCGCACTCGACGCCATGGACCGGTTCGAGGCTGATTGCTGCTTCGCCACCATCGCCGGTGGAGAGGGCTTCGATTATCATTCGACGGTCGACGCCCTGGAGGGCAAGCCCGGTTTCACCGCCCTGTCGCATGAACCGCTGACGCTTGCTGCGGATGGGCTTGCCTCACGCATGCTGGAAGACTGGTCCTACCTGCATCTGTCCTGCATGGTCATGACCCCGCTTGTGTTTCGCACCGTCCGGTTCGATCCGGAGTTGAGACTGGCCGCCGAAGATATCCTCTTCATGAACGAAAGCGTCTCGATGGCGCGGCGCACCATACTGTCGGGACATTCGGGTGCCATCAGAGGCGAGGGCGCGAACATTTTCCACGGGATCACGAACACCGCGCCGTCGTACCTGGCGCAGCAGTACAACACCGTGCGCGCATTGAAGCTCCTGTCCCGGCGCGCCACGGCCGACGATGCCGGCTCGGCAGCCCTGGCCGAACGCTCGGAACGGGCGCGCCGCGAGGCCTTGTGGGGACAGGTCGCGCGATCGAGACGCGGAAAGGCGCCGCAGCTTGGGCTCCTGGCACGCTGGGCCCGGACCGACCCCGCCATCCTGCGCAGCGCCGCCCGGCTTTGCCTTTCGAAATTCCGCAAGCAGTGACCGACGGTCGTCAGCCGACGCGCCATCCCTCGGATAGCTGTCTGTGGCGCGGCAGTTCGGCGGGGCGACGGTCCAGGCGGCGAAGAAGCGTTTCCAGCTTGTCCGAGGCGATTCCGGAGGCGATGCCCGGCAGTGTCCTGGGCCGGGAAAGACCGGCAATTCCCGCCCGCACGAGGCCATCCGCGGCCTTTTCGTCGAGGAACCGTCGAAGCTCGTAGCGCTTGCGGATATGGCCGGCATGACGCTCGAGGGCACCGCGTACATCCGGGTCCATCGGCAGGGCAAGCAACGCAAGATCGGCCTGCCACAGAAGCCGAAGATCCTCCGTCCGATGCCGACCGCTCAGCGAATCGGCCCGCACGACCGCAGCGTAGCCGCAATGATGGACCACCTTGTACCGAGCCCCGGCCAGCAGCGCCCGCACATAGAACTCGTAATCTTCACCGAGGCGCAATTGCTCCCGGTAGCGCAGCCCATGGGCCTCCAGGAAGCTTCGCCGCATGACCGGCTTGAGGAAGCCGATTTCCCCGCGAGAGCGGCCGCGGCGGGATATGTTGCCGTCGATGAACCCGGCCGCACCGAGGGTGCTTGCCGGGCGCTTGTCGGCCGTGATCGTGGGCAAGGGATCGAGGGCGCGGTCCGCCGGCACGAACAGGATGTCGTCGGCGGCAAAATCCCACTCGTCTTCGGCAAGAAGGGCATCGAAGCGGCCCGGCAACAGGAAATCATCCGCATCCAGAACTGCGATCAACGGCGAGGATGAGGCATCTACCGCCCTGTTGCGGGCTGCGGCCGGCCCGGCATTAACGGGCTGCACAAGCACGGTCAGCCGGTTGGACCCGTCATCCGCCGCACGCGCAACGGCGGCCGTATCGTCCGACGACGCGTCGTCGACAACGATGACTTCTGCGACGTTCTGGTCTGCCAATGCCGAGATTATGGCCCGGGTGATTGTCGCGGAAGCGTTCATCGCAGCGATAATCACTGCGACCTTCAACTTGTGATCCATAAACGGATTCCGCCTTCAGCTTTTCCGATCGTGTTCGACCAAAAGGCTGACCCGGAAACGTGGCGACTTCAAGTACCCTTGCCGACCAGGCGCACGCGGCAATCAGAAATGATTGTGAAAGACGTCGGACCTGACCTTATGGGCGTCGGCCTGCGGATCGAGACGGTGCCCGTCCTTGGCGACGTTGCCTGACCGCCATACAAGGAACAATACGCCTACGAAGTAACCAACCTGGATGATGAGCGCGCAAACAAGCGTCTGAACCAGCGCCGTCCATGCAGAGCCCGTCAACCAGTACATCGCGATGGCGAAGGCCGAAAGAGCCAGCAACATGCCACGTAGAAATAGAACGAACGACATGATTAGAATACCATCATCGTGGCGAAGAACGATGCAGGTTCAACATTTGCGCCGCTTTCCTTGGGCCGGTAAGGCCCTGGCTGCTCCCGGCAGCGCGGCTGTCTTTCCTCAACAGCGGTCTTCTAAGGTTAGTAAAGAAACACAAGTTTTATCTCAATATGCTCCATCCGTAAGGCCAAACGCGCCATAGATCAATATGGATGCGCCCTCATAATCAATTTTCGGTAGCATTTTTTTCGCAGCGCACGCTAACCGATTTAATATGCAGTCATTCGCATTCGTGATCGTTGCGTGAGAGTCATGTATCGCTCCTCGCCATCGAAGTATTTTTCTAGAATATACTTACACTGCGTTTACACATGGAATTCAGTTTTGATACGTGACAAAAAAATGTCAAATTCATCGGCCTATACGGTGCGCCTTGACTGATTTTTAGCCATTCCAACAGAGGCGAAACGGTTGTTTCAACTGCCCGGACGCCCTCGCGGGCCACTGTGAACGCCAATAAAATTATGGTCTTCCTGAAAAATTCGATAGAAAGCGCGAAAGTCTGGTTGCACTGCAACATGTTTCGCGTATGCTTCCGGTGTTCGTCATCCTCGGTTCGGAGTTTGCAACATGCGAACGGCTGATAGGCTCCTTAGCAAGCCCGCACGTCTTTTTGCGCGGTCGGAGGGGCAGACACCGCCGATCGGCGGGGTTATCAAGCGCACATTCGATCTTACCGCTGCAATCATCGCGCTCATCCTGCTTGCGCCCCTGTTCCTGATGATCGGGGCGCTCGTGAAGGCGAGCGACGGGGGAAGCATTCTCTACGGTCACAAGCGGATCGGCCGAAACGGCGAAACCTTCCGGTGCCTGAAGTTCCGCACCATGGTCGAGGACGGCGACGAGGTGCTGCAGCGGCATCTTCGCGCCGATCCCCAGGCGCTGGAAGAGTGGACGGCGACGCGCAAGCTGCAGAACGACCCGCGCGTAACGCGTGTCGGACAGGTCCTGCGCAAGCTCAGCCTGGACGAGCTGCCGCAGATCCTGAACATCGTGCGCGGCGAAATGTCGGTTGTCGGTCCGCGGCCTGTCGTATCCGAAGAGCTCGATTACTATGGCCCGGCGGCGGAGTTCTACCTTGCGTCCCGGCCCGGGCTGACTGGCCTCTGGCAGGTCAGCGGCCGCAACGACGTGTCCTACGCCGCACGTGTGGCCTTCGACACGCATTACGTTCAGAACTGGTCCCTTGCGACCGATCTGGCAATCATCATCAAGACGGTTCCGGCCGTCGTTGCCTCGCGCGGCAGCTACTGACCGCGCCACGCGCGGCATCGGCCGGCCTGCCAACGGGCATGCGCCGGCACTGGAGGCTTTCTTGACGCTCCGTCCCTCATTCTTCCGCCTTGCCGGCGCGCTGGTCGTTGCCGGCTTCTGCTTTCCGGGCAGCGCCCAGGACAGCGGCGACGGCTACAAGCTCGGCGCCATGGACAAGCTGCGCATCCGCGTCGTCGAATGGCAGAGCGCGGAGGGTGCGGTCCGCGACTGGAGCGCCCTCGGCGGCGACTACCTTGTCGGTCCGGACGGATCGATCTCCCTGCCCTTCATCGGCCAGATCGAGGCCGCAGGCCGAACCCCGGCCGAAATCGCAACCGTGATCGGCGAAGACCTCCAGCAGACATTGGGCCTGATGGACCGGCCGAACGCATCGGTGGAACTGGCCGAGTTCCGCCCGGTCTTCGTGGCCGGCGACGCGCAGAATCCCGGCCGCTACCCATACGATCCCGATCTGACGGTCCTGAAGGCCGTCAGCATCGCCGGCGGCCTGCGCCGCGCCACCGACAGCAATATGCGCCTCGAACGCGACGTCATCCGCGCCACGGGCGAGCATGACGTGGTCGAGGCGAACCGGAACCGATTGATCGTCAAGCGCGCACGCCTGGAGGCGGAAGCGGCCAGCCGCACCGACTTCGATGCGCCCACCGAACTGAAGAGCCTGCCGGACTTCGCGTCCATGATCTCCGACGAGACGGCGATCATGGAAACGCGGCGCAAGCGGCTGGATCTGCAGCTCGAGGCGCTGGACGACCTGAAGCAGCTTCTGGCCAATGAAGTCGAGGCCCTGGAAAAGAAGATCGTGGCGCAGAACCGCCAGATAGAGCTGACCCGCAAGGAGCTCAGCGGCATCGGCGACCTGTCCAATCAGGGCCTCGTGGTCAACTCGCGCCTCCTGGCCGTCGAGCGGACGATGGCGGACCTGGAAACGCGCCTGCTCGACTACGAGACGGCGTTGCTGCAGGCGCGCCAGGAAATCACCAAGGCGCAGCAATCGGCAACCGACCTGGAAAACGACCGCGCCGCGGAAATCGCCC
This genomic window from Aureimonas sp. OT7 contains:
- a CDS encoding polysaccharide biosynthesis/export family protein — translated: MTLRPSFFRLAGALVVAGFCFPGSAQDSGDGYKLGAMDKLRIRVVEWQSAEGAVRDWSALGGDYLVGPDGSISLPFIGQIEAAGRTPAEIATVIGEDLQQTLGLMDRPNASVELAEFRPVFVAGDAQNPGRYPYDPDLTVLKAVSIAGGLRRATDSNMRLERDVIRATGEHDVVEANRNRLIVKRARLEAEAASRTDFDAPTELKSLPDFASMISDETAIMETRRKRLDLQLEALDDLKQLLANEVEALEKKIVAQNRQIELTRKELSGIGDLSNQGLVVNSRLLAVERTMADLETRLLDYETALLQARQEITKAQQSATDLENDRAAEIARERQQVEADIRAADLQLATNQNLVSEAMAQAPVANVGLFNENVRIDYKIVRTVEGEPREIAAEENTPVLPGDVVKVALAAIPVN
- a CDS encoding sugar transferase, which translates into the protein MRTADRLLSKPARLFARSEGQTPPIGGVIKRTFDLTAAIIALILLAPLFLMIGALVKASDGGSILYGHKRIGRNGETFRCLKFRTMVEDGDEVLQRHLRADPQALEEWTATRKLQNDPRVTRVGQVLRKLSLDELPQILNIVRGEMSVVGPRPVVSEELDYYGPAAEFYLASRPGLTGLWQVSGRNDVSYAARVAFDTHYVQNWSLATDLAIIIKTVPAVVASRGSY